The following coding sequences are from one Neurospora crassa OR74A linkage group I, whole genome shotgun sequence window:
- a CDS encoding glucokinase — MISRIREVPLPLPMQADDASSASFTGGAVLDMPGVTRRRRSVNSSTAPDPAAAHKAGVQARGSADDSRYHHGLSRLESSLDYSTEAGNPNISKSRSEEKEARKRQTDAGADIPSSPGSPPSPRAAVFTRFRSTGPSAVSKSQAKREWSQSCRGVLTSLIRVLSSSVVFLAVVFVLRALLPDSALHYSSFLSRQSTLTPLTTKATFSPPALSQQAHQPQPPAVCEIHPPFPTPAPVSSPLTMALETQTKTVVGQFDYSDEDVNKGVVEFLRQMAEGLEKDGASMSQIPTYVTAVPNGTEKGLYMAVDLGGTNFRVCSIQLNGDTTFRLTYTKVAIPRELMVAKTAEELFAFLAKQVEIFLRTHHGEHFEAHIRRRMTMSSPEGFKDENVFRLGFTFSFPVQQLGINKGTLIRWTKGFDIPDAVGKDVCALLQTEIDKLHLPVKVAALVNDTVGTLMARSYSSPGKSGAILGAIFGTGTNGAYVEKLSNIKKPLAGEYDKSTGEMVINTEWGSFDNQLKVLPNTPWDVQLDLATPNPGIQMYEKRVSGMYLGEILRLTVIDLLKNPDVALFKDDNSSYNDWKSTTNIAEHSPIYKQWGLDTSVLSVAAADSTPELSILRQELEANLHIYAPSLEDAQAFKAIAGAIGRRAARLSAVAIAAIVLQTGKLNDPEQDEPIDIGVDGSLVEHYPYFRDMIYEALRVIKGIGEEGAKRIRIGIAKDGSGVGAALIALVAARMEKSTSTADFISDLRLNAKKTDLTAVPEDSELAAGE; from the exons ATGATTTCCCGCATCcgagaggtacctctacctctacctatgcAAGCCGACGATGCGTCGTCCGCAAGCTTCACAGGCGGCGCCGTGCTGGATATGCCTGGTGTGacaaggcggcggcgctcTGTAAATTCTAGCACGGCGCCTGACCCCGCGGCGGCACACAAAGCTGGTGTCCAGGCTCGTGGCTCTGCTGACGACTCACGTTATCATCACGGGCTGTCCAGACTTGAAAGCAGCCTAGACTATAGCACAGAGGCAGGCAACCCCAACATCTCGAAATCACGCagcgaagaaaaagaggccCGAAAGAGGCAGACGGATGCCGGTGCCGATATTCCCTCCAGCCCAGGCAGCCCTCCCTCGCCTAGAGCTGCCGTCTTCACTCGCTTTCGTTCCACCGGGCCAAGTGCAGTTAGCAAATCGCAAGCGAAACGCGAATGGTCCCAGAGTTGCCGTGGTGTCCTCACCAGTCTGATTCGTGTGCTTTCATCGTCAGTGGTTTTTTTGGCAGTCGTTTTT GTTCTCCGGGCTCTCCTCCCCGACTCGGCACTTCATTATTCTTCCTTCTTATCTCGACAATCCACTTTGACTCCTCTCACAACCAAGGCCACGTTTTCTCCCCCGGCCCTCTCGCAACAAGCacaccaaccacaaccacccgCAGTGTGCGAGATTCATCCCCCATTTCCCACACCCGCCCCAGTCTCGAGCCCGCTCACTATGGCCCTCGAGACCCAGACAAAGACCGTTGTCGGTCAGTTCGACTATTCGGACGAAGATGTCAATAAGGGCGTCGTAGAGTTCCTTCGTCAAATGG CCGAAGGTCTCGAGAAGGATGGCGCTAGCATGAGCCAGATTCCCACATATGTCACCGCCGTCCCCAATGGCACTGAAAAG GGTCTTTACATGGCTGTCGATCTCGGTGGCACCAACTTCCGCGTTTGCTCAATCCAGCTCAACGGCGACACCACCTTTCGTCTGACGTACACCAAGGTCGCTATCCCCAGAGAGCTCATGGTTGCCAAGACCGCCGAGGAGCTGTTCGCTTTCTTGGCGAAGCAGGTCGAAATCTTCCTCAGGACACATCATGGAGAGCACTTCGAGGCACATATCCGCAGACGCATGACCATGAGCTCCCCCGAGGGCTTCAAGGACGAGAACGTCTTCCGTCTCGGCTTCACATTCAGTTTCCCCGTCCAACAATTGGGTATCAATAAGGGTACGCTCATTCGCTGGACCAAGGGTTTCGATATCCCAGACGCCGTTGGAAAGGACGTTTGTGCCCTCCTGCAAACGGAGATTGACAAGCTCCATCTCCCCGTCAAGGTCGCTGCTCTCGTCAACGACACTGTTGGCACTTTGATGGCTCGTTCCTACTCTTCCCCTGGCAAGAGCGGTGCTATTCTCGGTGCTATCTTCGGTACTGGCACCAACGGAGCTTATGTCGAGAAGCTTTCCAACATCAAGAAGCCCCTAGCCGGCGAGTACGATAAATCTACCGGAGAGATGGTCATCAACACTGAGTGGGGTTCGTTTGACAACCAGCTCAAGGTCCTTCCTAACACACCATGGGATGTCCAGCTCGACCTGGCCACCCCCAACCCCGGTATTCAGATGTACGAGAAGCGTGTCTCGGGCATGTACCTCGGCGAGATCTTGCGATTGACGGTCATTGATCTGCTTAAGAACCCAGACGTTGCTCTCTTCAAGGACGATAACTCGAGCTACAATGACTGGAAGTCAACTACCAACATTGCCGAACACTCCCCCATCTACAAGCAGTGGGGTCTTGATACCTCGGTCCTCTCTGTCGCTGCCGCTGACAGTACCCCCGAGTTGTCGATCCTCCGTCAGGAGCTCGAGGCCAACCTCCACATTTATGCCCCCTCTTTGGAGGACGCTCAGGCTTTCAAGGCCATTGCTGGTGCTATCGGTCGTCGTGCTGCTCGTCTTTCGGCTGTTGCTATTGCTGCCATTGTTTTGCAGACCGGCAAACTCAACGACCCCGAGCAGGATGAGCCTATCGACATTGGTGTTGACGGAAGCTTGGTCGAGCACTATCCCTACTTCCGTGACATGATCTACGAGGCTCTCCGTGTCATCAAAGGCATTGGTGAGGAGGGTGCCAAGCGGATCCGTATCGGTATTGCCAAGGATGGATCCGGTGTTGGTGCCGCGTTGATTGCTCTCGTCGCCGCCCGCATGGAGAAGAGCACTTCCACAGCCGACTTCATCAGCGACCTGCGTCTCAACGCCAAGAAGACCGACTTGACCGCTGTGCCTGAGGATAGCGAGCTTGCCGCCGGGGAATAG
- a CDS encoding peptidyl-prolyl cis-trans isomerase-like 1 produces the protein MATDVAVETTMGTFTLELYTNHAPKTCKNFATLADRGYYDSTVFHRIIKDFMIQGGDPTGTGRGGSSIYGEKFEDEIHPGLKHTGAGVLSMANAGPNTNGSQFFITLAPTPWLDGKHTIFGRVKKGMGVIRRMGMVPTDKEDRPATEVKIVKARVVREEDMEA, from the exons ATGGCCACCGACGTCGCTGTTGAAACCACCATG GGCACCTTCACCCTAGAACTCTACACCAACCACGCCCCCAAAACGTGCAAGAACTTTGCCACTCTCGCCGACCGCGGGTACTACGACTCCACCGTCTTCCACCGAATCATCAAGGACTTTATGATCCAAGGCGGCGACCCCACGGGGACCGGCCGGGGTGGTTCCTCCATCTACGGCGAGAAATTCGAAGACGAGATCCACCCTGGCCTGAAACATACCGGCGCGGGGGTGTTGAGCATGGCGAACGCGGGCCCGAATACCAACGGGAGCCAGTTTTTCATTACGCTAGCGCCGACGCCTTGGTTGGATGGGAAACATACGATTTTTGGACGCGTGAAAAAGGGAATGGGGGTTATCAGAAGGATGGGCATGGTGCCGACTGATAAGGAGGATCGGCCGGCGACGGAGGTGAAGATTGTAAAggcgagggtggtgagggaggaggatatggagGCTTGA